One Algoriphagus sp. Y33 genomic window, TAGGCTGATTGAATTGAAAGTTATCAGACGGTTCAATGAAAGTTCAATTGCACGAATCCTTGAACTAGTCCAGAACGCCACCTCACGCAAGGCAAAAACTGAACAGTTCATCCGTAAGTTTGCGCGGGTCTATACACCCATTGTCACCTTTCTGGCCATAGGCTTGGCCTTCCTGCCTTATTTTTTTGTGGAAGACTATGTGTTTGAAGCATGGCTTTACCGGGCCTTGATCTTTTTGGTGATCTCATGCCCCTGTGCGTTGGTCGTTTCTATCCCACTGGGTTATTTCGGAGGGATAGGCGCAGCTTCCCGCAAAGGCATCCTATTCAAGGGTTCCAACTTTCTTGACCTCATGACAAAAGTCAATACTGTGGTAATGGACAAAACAGGTACGCTGACCAAGGGAGTGTTTGAAGTTCAGAAAGCCGTGACCATGGACGGTATCACAATAGATTGGCTTAGTCTCGCAGCAGCAATGGAAAGCAAATCCACCCATCCCATCGCAAAAGCCATTACAGAATATACTAAAAAGCAAGGAGGAGGAATTTCAGAACCCGAGCAACAGGAAGAAATAGCCGGACACGGCCTGAAAGGAAAAGTAAATGGCAAGCATCTGCTGATTGGCAATCAAAAACTGATGGACAAGGAAGGGATCGTAACCTGTGCCGATGCTGTCGGAGAGGTCAATACCGTCATCCATGTAGCAGTGGATCAAAAATATGCCGGTTACCTGGTGATAGCAGATGAACTCAAAGAGGATGCTGCCCAGGCAATCAATGCATTGCACAAATCAGGAGTTCGGGAACTGATCATGCTGTCAGGAGACAAGAATGCAGTGACCCAACAAGTGGCAAAATCACTCGGAATAGATAAAGCCTTTGGTGACCTGCTTCCTGAGCAAAAGGTAGAAAAAGTAGAAGAATTGAAAAAGGATACCAGCCGTGTCATCGCTTTTGTGGGGGACGGTATCAACGATGCTCCCGTCCTTGCTCTGGCGGATGTGGGCATGGCCATGGGCGGGCTGGGAAGCGATGCAGCCATCGAAACGGCCGATGTTGTTATCCAAACAGATCAACCCTCCAAGATTGCCACAGCCATTCAGATAGGCAAACAGACCAAACGGATCGTATGGCAAAATATAGGCCTGGCCTTTGGAGTGAAGCTTATTGTGCTGGCACTGGGAGCCGGAGGCCTGGCCACCATGTGGGAAGCCGTCTTTGCTGATGTGGGAGTGGCGCTGTTGGCAATTTTAAATGCGGTAAGGATACAGAGAAACTAAATCGCGATGAAATATTTAAGCATTTTCTTAAATAAGAATAATTCCTTAGCTTTGTTAAGCAAATGCTTAAATACGAAGTTATGAATACATGTATCCGTGTCTTTGCCGATAGCGACCAGATCAATAGGTGCAGGAAAGACTTGAAGAGCAAGGAAGAAGGCTTTTTAGAACTGGCAGATGTGCTGAATCTAGCTGGTAATGCTGTTCGCCTCAAAATCCTATATCTTCTGAAACAGGAAAATGAACTTTGTCCGTGCGACTTGTCAGACATCCTGAGCATGACCGTGCCGGCCGTCTCCCAGCATTTAAAAAAGCTGAAGGATGCTGGGATCGTGACGACCAAAAAATCCGGACAAACCATATTCTATTCAGTAGAAGGGCAAAGTCAGCGAATCATTTCATCAGTGCTCGATTTGTTTAATCTCCCAAATTCAATTCCAGCCCTATGATACCCCATGATCTCACCCAAAGCATAAAAGTTTCCTTAAAAACAGCAACTGGTCAACTGGGATACATCCTTAGCAAATTAGATGATGCGGACCAGGTTGAAAATATCCTTTTGCAGCTAAAAGCTGTGCAGTCCATGCTTGCTAAGACTACTTACGAGTTATTGGATGATGCCTACAGGAAAGCACTAGCAGAAAGGATCTCGTCAGCTTACCAGAGCTGCCCTGGTAACTGTGGTAATGAAGAAACAATAGAAAAGCTGAGAAAACTATTTCCAGAGCTTAGACTCGAAGAAGTGCCTGAAAAACTACGAGAAGCCCGCATGGTGGAAGAAGAATTGAAGAAATTTTTATCCGAACGTTTGGACACCCCCTCCCCCCGTGACTGACCTTTGGAGAGATGTTTCATTAAAATAGATTGATATGAAAAGTAAACTCATGATTTTCGCCACAGCGGGTATTCTCGCAATTGGTGGCCTTGCTTACGGGATCAACTCATCTCCAAAAGCTTGTCCTTTGGAAGGTACTCCAGATTGTCCAAAAGTTAGCTGCCCTTTGGCAGGCACTCCGGAATGTCCTTATGATTTGAAAGTGGCGGAAGTACCCGCCTGCTGTAAGAAAAAGTAACTGGGAGGGCGCAGAGCCCTTCTTTTTTTGAAAATTAAGTATATGAAAAATTCCCTTTTAACCAGCGGCCTTTTAGCTGCTTTAGTAAGTTCCCTTTGCTGCATCACCCCGGTGCTGGCACTGGTAGCCGGTACCACCGGCCTGGCTTCTACTTTCTCATGGCTCGATCCTGCAAGACCCTTTTTTGTCGGCATCACAGTGGTTGTATTCGGCTTTGCCTGGTATCAGAAACTCAAACCAAAGGCCAAAGAGGAAAAAGAATGTGCCTGTGAGGAGGACCTTCAGCCCTCCTTTTGGCAAACAAGAAAGTTCCTTTCAATAATCACGGTCTTTGCTGCCCTGATGTTGGCGTTCCCGCTTTATGCTCACATTTTCTACCCTAAATCTGAAAAGCAAGTGATCATCGTTGATAAGTCAGACATTCAGACCGTAAATTTTCAAATCAAAGGCATGACTTGTCAAGGGTGTGCAGCGCATGTTGTGCATGAAGTAAATAAGCTCAGCGGCATCCTGAATGTAACCGCCTCCTACGACCAGGGCAATGCCATCGTAGAATTTGATAAATCCAAAACGGATGTCCTTGAAATTGAACAAGCCATCAACTCAACCGGATATTCAGTGACCAATAAAACAGAGAAATAAATGGAAATCATCTTAGAATCTACCATCACTTGCCCCAACTGCGGACATCAGAAAGAAGAAACTATGCCGACTGACGCCTGTCAGTATTTCTATGAATGTGAAAACTGCCACCAGGTGCTAAAACCAAAGGAAGGGGATTGCTGCGTGTATTGCAGCTATGGTTCAGCACCTTGTCCACCAGTACAATTGGATTCTGATCAAGCATGTTGCTAGGGTAGACAATGCTTTATGTGACATACATCATGTTTTGACATGTGCAATGTCATAGCCCTCTCAATAACCGTTGCGTACTTTCGAGTCATATTGAAGGGGATAACAAACATATACCCCTTCACTAGATGGCATTTTACATCAAAAGGCTCATGAAGCGCAACTTATATATCGTCCTGCTCATTGCAATGCTCCTCCCTGGCAAAGGGATGGCAGTGTTTCAGCACTTTTGCGGGGGCGAACTGATTAGCTTCGAGCTTTTTCTAAAACACTACGAACCATGCTGTGACGATCACAGCAACCCTTGTGATGGCTGTGAGGATCAGGAAGCCATCTTCTCTCTCGATGATTTCAGGACACCTCATTCTGACATTCTGGTCATTGATTTTTTACATGCGGCAATGGCTCAGCCATCTTTCCATTTGCCTTCTACACATTTTTTCGAGTCAAGAAACTACACAACTCCTAAAAAGGCTCCCCCCGGCTGGTCAGGGCGGTATCGCTCTATCCTGTTCCAGTCATTTCTTCTTTAGCTGACATCTGATTATCAGTTAGTTGCCGGGGTTACGAAACCCTTGGGCAATGTCGGAAATAGTTCAGTATAATATAACTGCTCCGGGATATCCGAACAGCATTAGACACGATCTATCTGACAAAACTATCATCAAATTTCTTTAATCAGACTTTCAACAAAATGTTAAAATCATGAAAACGTTTCATAAAATTCAATTGGTATTCATTGCCTTGACACTGATAGTGATCAATACCACATACGCCCAACAACGAGGCTTGCAATATTTCAGGCCAAACGATAAAAACGGCCTGAATGTATTTGAGCCTTCAAAGGAAGATACCGTTGCTTTTGACGGAGTAAAAGTCCGGGTAGGGGGTGATTTCGCCATGCAATTTCAGGGCCTTAACCAAAGTAATGATGCTGGTACCTTGGTTGAGCTTGGTTCCGATTTCAATTTGCCTTCAGCTAACCTCAACCTTGACGTTCAGGTAATGGAAGGTGTTCGGATGCACCTCAGAACCTATCTTTCTTCCAGAGCACACAACGAAGCATGGATTAAGGGCGGATACATGAGAGTGGATAATTTTGACTTTGTTAAACCCGGGTTTCTGGACGGAGTGATGAAATATGCAAGCATCACCATAGGGTTAGATGAGTTCAACTATGGAGACGCACATTTCAGGAGAACGGACAATGCGAGAGGTATTTTCAACCCTTTTGTAGGAAATTATCTTATGGATGCATTCTCCACTGAGGCATTCGGAGAGCTTACAATTCAAAAGAATGGTTTATTGGCAGTGGTCGGGTTGACAAATGGCAAGCTAAATCAAAATGTAACTGTGAACGACAATACAGACAATAAGCCTTCTTTCTTCGGTAAGTTGGGGTACGACAAACAACTGAGTGAGGATTTGAGGGTACGATTGACCGGATCCTGGTACATCAATAAAGGTACCTCAACTGGCACATATCTCTATGGTGGAGACCGAGGAGGCTCTAGGTATTACAATGTGCTTTTTACAGTACCGGATGTGGATGGCAATACCGAAGGTGGCCCTCGTGATGGTCAGTTCAATGCCAGGTTCACAAAACTCACAGCCTTGCAGATTAACCCATTCATCAAGTACAAAGGCTTGGAGTTCTTTGGTATTTATGAGCTGGCTGATGGAAGCAATGAATTCACAACACCTCAAGCTGACACAGAGGGTGCATTCACACAAATAGCAGCTGAGGTATTGTATAGGTTTGGAGCTGATGAACGTTTCTATCTTGGGGGTAGATATAATACAGTAACTGGTAAAATGCGTGAAAGTGCCACAGAAGATTTGGAAATCAGCAGGGTCAATTTTGGTGGAGGCTGGTATCTTTCAAAGAACGTTTTAACAAAAGTTGAGTACATGAAGCAGCAATATGAAGGCAATGCTTGGACAGGGCGTTTTGCCGGGGCTGAATTTAGTGGAGTCGTGGTTGAAGCGGTGATTAGTTTCTGACGGAACTCCCGTGTGGATGAGTTCACCCACACGGGGTTCTTTTCATTCCTGATCATTCCTGAATAAGAGATAACGACTTTAAAAATAAGCATCAACAGACCAAAATTTTTAGATGGAAAATAAATCTCAAACATCTACATATTGAGGTATTTGAAATACAAACCATCATTTTTGATATTAAAATCGAACATTCTAAACTAAATTTCGTAAATTCACTTTAGACTTTTACCATAGTGCAGCGTTTTAGAAAAATATTGGCCATCATGCTTTCAGCCTTAGTGTTGCTCAGTTCAACGAGCCTCACTTTTGGCTTGCATTTTTGCATGGGGCAATTGGAGAACATTGCACTTTTTTCAGGTGCTGAGCCCTGCGAAATGGCCACACAGAAATCACCTTGTGCCACGGATAAGCATGATCCAGATTGCGAACATCAGCAGGTCACTAAAAAGGGTTGTTGCGAAGACCAGACTGTAGTAATGGAAGGACATGAAGACCTTACCCAAGTGTCCAAAGTTGCGGTTCCTGATTTTCAAATGATCGCAGTTCTCTACGCTGTGGTATCCTTTCTTTTCAGCGCTCCTGCTGTTGATTATTATTCGTATAACGATTATTCCCCCCCTCTGATTGAGCGTGACATACCTGTGCTCGTTCAATCCTTCCTTATTTAAGCTCTTCATTCAATTCTTTCACTTGGCATAGCATTCTGCTGCGCCACAAGTGCATGCATTTGTATGCGCTCAAGTCAATCCAGTTTTAAAGAAAATTGAATGAAAAATGCTCAATTCCATAATCAAATTCTTTCTCGAGAATAAGCTCGTTACCGTTCTCGTATTGCTACTCATTGTAGCCTGGGGCATAGTCACTGCTCCTTTTAACTGGGAGACAAGTTTCCTCCCACGTGACCCGGTTCCGGTTGATGCCATCCCGGACATTGGCGAAAACCAGCAAATCGTTTTCACTGAATGGATGGGACGTTCTCCACAGGATGTGGAAGATCAGATCACCTACCCTCTTACCACTGCCCTACTTGGCTTGCCCGGTGTAAAAAGCGTTCGAAGTAGTTCAGCCTTCGGCTTTTCCAGTATTTATATCATCTTCAATGAAGATATAGAGTTTTACTGGAGCCGTTCACGTGTACTGGAAAAACTGAACTCACTTCCGTCAGGACTATTGCCACCGGATGTACAACCCAAACTGGGGCCGGATGCTACCGCCCTGGGCCAGGTGTATTGGTACACGCTGGAAGGTCGCGATAAAGACGGCAACCCTACCGGAGGTTGGGACTTGCACGAACTTCGTACCATCCAGGACTATTACATCCGTTATGCGCTTACTGCTGTAGAGGGTGTGGCCGAAGTAGCTTCCGTAGGTGGCTATGTCAAAGAATACCAGGTAGATGTCGATCCGGCAGCTTTAAAAGCGCATGGGGTTACGCTCATGGACGTGATGCAGGCAGTGAGAAACAGCAACATCGATGTAGGTGCCAACACTATTGAAGTAAACCGGGTGGATTACTTCGTCAGAGGTCTGGGATATGTGGAGGAGCTGGCCGACCTGGACAAGGCCGTGGTGAAAGTAACCGATAATGTACCCATTCGGGTGAAGGATGTGGCCGTGGTAAACATTGGCCCACAGCCCCGCAACATGAGCGGAATCCTGGATAAGTCAGGAGCTGAAGCTGTGGGCGGAGTGGTCATTGCCCGCTACGGTGACAACCCCTTGAAAATCATCAATGCGACAAAAGCGGAAATTGAAAAAATAGCCGATGGACTTCCGTCCAAAACACTGGCAGACGGCACGGTTTCTAAAGTAACGATAGTACCCTTCTATGATCGCACCGGCTTGATTTACGAAACCCTTGGTACCTTGTATGAAGCCATCAGCCTGCAAATATTGATTACCATCATTGTGATCATTGTGATGGTGTACAACCTGCGGGCATCTATCCTCATTTCAGCGCTTTTGCCACTGGCGGTACTCATGTGCTTCATATTCATGAAATACTTCGGAGTAGATGCCAACATTGTAGCCCTGTCCGGTATTGCCATTGCCATCGGCACCATGGTCGATCTTGGTATTATCCTCAATGAAAACATTTTGCGGCACCTGGAAATTGCCCCGGAAGGCCAGTCCAAGTTAAAAACTGTCTATGATGCCACTACAGAGGTAGCTTCCGCCATTGTTACCGCAGTGAGTACCACCATTGTCAGTTTTTTACCAGTTTTCACCTTGCAGGCAGCTGAGGGTAAGCTCTTCGGGCCATTGGCCTACACCAAAACCTTTGCTTTGGTTGCTGCTCTGATATTTACCCTCATCATCATGCCTGCCTTTTCTCACTGGATATTCTCCATGAAAAAAGGCAAAGGCAAAACAAGTCTGTACCTGAATTACCTGTTACTCATTGCCGGCCCGGTGATAGCCTTCACCGTCTGGTCTTGGGCAGGATGGTTGCTGTTTGGTTTTGGTTTGATCAATGTGCTACTGCATCATTTTCCTGAAAGATTAGGTAAGTACCGTGACCTGATGATGGTAGGAGTTACAGTGGTTGCGGTTGCTTGGCTGTTGGCCACCGAATGGGTTCCGCTGGGTGTGTCCAACAGCTTGCTGGTCAACTTCCTGTTCATTGCGGCCATACTGGGTTTTGTGCTGGGCACATTTGCCTTATTTCTGCGCCTGTATCCTAAAATCCTCATGTGGTGCCTGGATAACAAAGGGCTTTTTCTTATTACTCCTGTAATCATTATTCTGATAGGTGCGAATGTGTGGCTGGGCTTTGACCGGGTTTTTGGTATCATCCCAAAGACCACAGAAAAACTGGGATGGAACCTGAGGGAAACCTCCGGCTGGGAAACCATGATGGGCGTGTTTCCGGGCTTAGGCGAAGAGTTCATGCCGTCTCTCAATGAGGGTTCATTTCTCCTGATGCCCACATCCATGCCGCACTCCGGCATAGAAGTAAACCGTGAGGTACTGCAAAAACTGGATATGATGGTAACAGCCATTCCCGAAGTGGAAATGGTGGTAGGTAAGGCAGGCCGTGCGGAAACGGCCATTGATCCGGCCCCTATCTCCATGTTTGAAAATACCATCAGCTACAAAAGCGAATATGTTTCGGATATCGATGGAACCAAGCAACGCTTTCGGGTGAATGATGATGGTCAGTTTCTGCTTCAAAATGGAGACGTTTATGACCCGGAAACCATGTCCCCTGAGCAAATAGATATAAAGCATCTCACTCCTGATCATGATGGAGAATATTTCCGCCAGTGGCGGGATCACATCAAAACACCGGATGACATTTGGGACGAAATTGTTGGTGTCGTCAATATTCCGGGCGTAACCTCCTCTCCCAAATTACAGCCTATTGAGACACGCCTGGTGATGTTGCAAACGGGTATGCGGGCCCCTATGGGTATTAAGGTGTATGGACCTGATTTGAAGACCATTGAAGAATTCGGCCTTCAACTCGAGAAATACCTGAAAGAAGTGCCATCGGTAAAAAGTGAAGCTGTCTTTGCTGACCGGATTGTGGGAAAACCTTATTTGGAGATTGACATAGACCGGGATCAGATTTCCCGCTACGGATTGAACGTACGGGACGTGCAAGACTATATAGAAACAGCCATCGGTGGCATGAAGCTGAGCACCACGGTGGAAGGAAGGGAGCGCTTTCCGATAAGGGTACGCTATGCCCGTGAATACCGTGATGATCCTTCATCCATTGAAAACATGCAGGTGCCCACGCCCTTAGGCAACTACATTCCGTTGGGTCAATTAGCGAAAATCACCTATCGCCCCGGGCCCGAAATGATCCGTGGGGAGAACAGCTTCCTTGTAGGCTATGTGCTATTGGACAGGAAAAAGGAGTTTGCAGAGGTTACCGTAGTAGAGGATGCGCAACGCTACCTGAGATCAAAGATAGATGCAGGTGAACTGACCATTCCTGCTGGTGTCCGCTATGAATTTTCGGGAAGCTACGAAAACCAGGTGCGGGCAGAGAAACGACTCGCAATTGTAGTCCCGCTATGCCTTATGGCCATTTTCCTGATCCTGTATTTTCAGTTTCGAGCCATCTCTACCACCTTATTTGTATTCTCAGGCATTGCTATGGCTTTTTCAGGTGGGTTCTTGATGCTCTGGCTGTATAGTCAGGGTTGGTTCATGGATTTTTCGGTCTTTGACACCAATATGAGAGAACTCTTCCAGATGAAGACCTACAACCTGAGTGTGGCCGTCTGGGTAGGCTTCATAGCACTGTTTGGAATCGCTACCGATGATGGCGTAGTGGTGGCTACTTACCTCAAGCAAAGCTTTGAGAAACGGGAACCTGAAAACGTGAAGGAGGTTCGCAAAGCTGTATTGGAGGCTGGTCAAAAGCGGGTACTCCCGGCCATGATGACCACCGCCACCACTTTACTGGCCCTCTTACCTGTACTCACATCTTCCGGGCGAGGATCCGACATTATGATACCCATGGCCATTCCTTCATTCGGGGGCATGATCATCGAAATTATGACGGTTCTGCTGGTGCCAGTCCTATACTGTTGGTGGGCAGAGCGCAAGATTAAACGCAATCCCGAAGTATTTACTGAATCATAAATAGAGGAAGATGAAAAAAATAGCAATCATATTCCTGTTGTTTTTAGGAGTTCAGTCCACAAGCTTTTCACAAAGCCTGGATGAATACCTGAAAGTAGCAGCAGAAAACAACCCGGAGTTAAAAGCCTACTTCAATGAATATCTGGCCTCTTTGGAAAAAGTACCTCAGGTGGGAGCACTTCCTGATCCTGAACTGACCATGGGTTTCTTCTTTCAACCAATGGAGCGGTTCATGGGCAACCAGCAAGCCGACATCCAGTTGATGCAGATGTTTCCCTGGTTCGGCATGCTGAAAACCCAAAAGGATGAAGCAAGCAAAATGGCACTGGCGCAGTACGAAGTGTTTCAGGATGCCAAATACCGCTTGTTTTATCAGGTAAAAAACACCTGGTATCAACTGTATCGGCTAGAAGAGGAAATCCGCATTACGGAGGAAAACCTTGAGATTCTTAAACAGTATGAGCGGCTGGCGCTCATTCGTTTTCAGAGTGCAGATATAGGAACCGGTTCCGGCCCTAGCAATATGCAGCAAGCTACAAGCATGAACAGCGGTTCCTCCACCTCATCAGCATCGTCAATGGGTGGAATGACCAGTGGCACTTCCGGTAAAAGCAGTTCAAAAGGTGGTTCTTCAATGGGTACTTCCTCATCAATGAACGGGGGCGGGTCAGGCATGAGTGATGTGCTCAGGGTAAGGATTCAGATCAAGGAACTGGAAAACACACTTGCCTTGCTTGAAGACTCCCGACTGCCCATTAAAGCCGAATTCAATCAGTTGCTTAACCGGGATATCAATGAAGTGGTAAGCATAGCCGATTCATTGAGCGGATCAGTAGTCTCTTGGGAGCGCCAGGCTTTGCTGGACAGCATTACGCAGAACAATCCCATGTTGAAAATGCTGGATGCCGAGGAAGAAGCCTATGAGGCACAGAAAAAGATGGCTCGGCTGGAAGGCAGGCCTATGTTGGGGGCAGGCGTCAACTATATACCCTTTAGTCCAAGGACAGAAAATGGAATGCCGATGGGCGGCAATGACATGGTGATGCCCATGTTGAGGCTGACTATACCCATCTATCGGAAAAAGTACAATGCTTTACAGAAAGAGGCGGAATTGAAACAATTGGCCGTTCAGCAGCGCAGGGAAAACACCGTCAATCAGTTGACCACCCGATGGTCAACCGCCTTGCGGGATTTGGACGATGCAACCAGAAGGACAAAGCTGTACCGGGAGCAAACCGACCTGGCCAGGCAAACTCTGAACCTGCTGATGACCAGCTACGCTACTGACGGACGGGATTTCGAGGAAGTGCTGCGGGTACAACAGCAATTGCTCGATTATCAACTCAAGCTGATCACTTCAATAGTAGATCAGCACGTCACCATTGCCATGCTGGAAAACCTGGCAGCAACAGAACTGAATTAATTGATCTAAAAAGTTAAAACGATGAAAGAAATATTTAAAAATAAAAAACTCCTACTGATCGTGCTCGTAGCGCTGACATTGGGAGGCGTACTCGGCTGGATGGTAAAACCATCTTCAGGTCATCAGGAGACGGAAGCAGCCGTGCATAACCATGATGAAGGTAATGAGGTTTGGACCTGTTCTATGCACCCGCAGATCAGGCAATCGGAACCCGGCCAATGTCCCATTTGCGGAATGGACCTGATACCAGCTTCCACTAAACGGTCATCAGCCAGTTCGAATCCATTGATTCATGAGATGACCCCTGAAGCGGTGGCCATGGCCAATATCCATACCTCCAGAGTTACAGGAGTGTCACCTGAAGGTGAGCTTTTCCTTACCGGTAAAGTGAAGGCCGATGAACGCCAGTTGGCTTCCGTTACGGCAAAATTTCCCGGGCGAATAGAGCAGCTCTTTGTAAACTTCACAGGGCAGGTGGTAAGAACCGGGGAACGATTGGCCACCATTTATTCGCCTGAGTTGGTTACAGCCCAAAAGGAATTATTGGAAGCTGCCTCCACGAAAGAGACCTACCCTGAGCTTTATAC contains:
- a CDS encoding heavy metal translocating P-type ATPase codes for the protein MTNTNHLDDKACCSTDQHPGKPKKEEEKTSPTFLQTWGSGMVSFVMLLAGIAADQLGQPAIFQGWIRIGWYVLAYLPVGWPVLVKGWKSIIKGDVFTEFFLMGIATLGAFAIGEYPEAVAVMLFYAIGELFQDAAVNRAKRNIKALLDIRPDSASVFRGGQTVVLHPEEVQIGETIQVKPGEKVPLDGEMISEKGSFNTSALTGESKPATFNKGENVLAGMVNLDRLIELKVIRRFNESSIARILELVQNATSRKAKTEQFIRKFARVYTPIVTFLAIGLAFLPYFFVEDYVFEAWLYRALIFLVISCPCALVVSIPLGYFGGIGAASRKGILFKGSNFLDLMTKVNTVVMDKTGTLTKGVFEVQKAVTMDGITIDWLSLAAAMESKSTHPIAKAITEYTKKQGGGISEPEQQEEIAGHGLKGKVNGKHLLIGNQKLMDKEGIVTCADAVGEVNTVIHVAVDQKYAGYLVIADELKEDAAQAINALHKSGVRELIMLSGDKNAVTQQVAKSLGIDKAFGDLLPEQKVEKVEELKKDTSRVIAFVGDGINDAPVLALADVGMAMGGLGSDAAIETADVVIQTDQPSKIATAIQIGKQTKRIVWQNIGLAFGVKLIVLALGAGGLATMWEAVFADVGVALLAILNAVRIQRN
- a CDS encoding metalloregulator ArsR/SmtB family transcription factor is translated as MNTCIRVFADSDQINRCRKDLKSKEEGFLELADVLNLAGNAVRLKILYLLKQENELCPCDLSDILSMTVPAVSQHLKKLKDAGIVTTKKSGQTIFYSVEGQSQRIISSVLDLFNLPNSIPAL
- a CDS encoding metal-sensing transcriptional repressor, translating into MIPHDLTQSIKVSLKTATGQLGYILSKLDDADQVENILLQLKAVQSMLAKTTYELLDDAYRKALAERISSAYQSCPGNCGNEETIEKLRKLFPELRLEEVPEKLREARMVEEELKKFLSERLDTPSPRD
- the merTP gene encoding mercuric transport protein MerTP is translated as MKNSLLTSGLLAALVSSLCCITPVLALVAGTTGLASTFSWLDPARPFFVGITVVVFGFAWYQKLKPKAKEEKECACEEDLQPSFWQTRKFLSIITVFAALMLAFPLYAHIFYPKSEKQVIIVDKSDIQTVNFQIKGMTCQGCAAHVVHEVNKLSGILNVTASYDQGNAIVEFDKSKTDVLEIEQAINSTGYSVTNKTEK
- a CDS encoding GDCCVxC domain-containing (seleno)protein, coding for MEIILESTITCPNCGHQKEETMPTDACQYFYECENCHQVLKPKEGDCCVYCSYGSAPCPPVQLDSDQACC
- a CDS encoding efflux RND transporter permease subunit, with the translated sequence MLNSIIKFFLENKLVTVLVLLLIVAWGIVTAPFNWETSFLPRDPVPVDAIPDIGENQQIVFTEWMGRSPQDVEDQITYPLTTALLGLPGVKSVRSSSAFGFSSIYIIFNEDIEFYWSRSRVLEKLNSLPSGLLPPDVQPKLGPDATALGQVYWYTLEGRDKDGNPTGGWDLHELRTIQDYYIRYALTAVEGVAEVASVGGYVKEYQVDVDPAALKAHGVTLMDVMQAVRNSNIDVGANTIEVNRVDYFVRGLGYVEELADLDKAVVKVTDNVPIRVKDVAVVNIGPQPRNMSGILDKSGAEAVGGVVIARYGDNPLKIINATKAEIEKIADGLPSKTLADGTVSKVTIVPFYDRTGLIYETLGTLYEAISLQILITIIVIIVMVYNLRASILISALLPLAVLMCFIFMKYFGVDANIVALSGIAIAIGTMVDLGIILNENILRHLEIAPEGQSKLKTVYDATTEVASAIVTAVSTTIVSFLPVFTLQAAEGKLFGPLAYTKTFALVAALIFTLIIMPAFSHWIFSMKKGKGKTSLYLNYLLLIAGPVIAFTVWSWAGWLLFGFGLINVLLHHFPERLGKYRDLMMVGVTVVAVAWLLATEWVPLGVSNSLLVNFLFIAAILGFVLGTFALFLRLYPKILMWCLDNKGLFLITPVIIILIGANVWLGFDRVFGIIPKTTEKLGWNLRETSGWETMMGVFPGLGEEFMPSLNEGSFLLMPTSMPHSGIEVNREVLQKLDMMVTAIPEVEMVVGKAGRAETAIDPAPISMFENTISYKSEYVSDIDGTKQRFRVNDDGQFLLQNGDVYDPETMSPEQIDIKHLTPDHDGEYFRQWRDHIKTPDDIWDEIVGVVNIPGVTSSPKLQPIETRLVMLQTGMRAPMGIKVYGPDLKTIEEFGLQLEKYLKEVPSVKSEAVFADRIVGKPYLEIDIDRDQISRYGLNVRDVQDYIETAIGGMKLSTTVEGRERFPIRVRYAREYRDDPSSIENMQVPTPLGNYIPLGQLAKITYRPGPEMIRGENSFLVGYVLLDRKKEFAEVTVVEDAQRYLRSKIDAGELTIPAGVRYEFSGSYENQVRAEKRLAIVVPLCLMAIFLILYFQFRAISTTLFVFSGIAMAFSGGFLMLWLYSQGWFMDFSVFDTNMRELFQMKTYNLSVAVWVGFIALFGIATDDGVVVATYLKQSFEKREPENVKEVRKAVLEAGQKRVLPAMMTTATTLLALLPVLTSSGRGSDIMIPMAIPSFGGMIIEIMTVLLVPVLYCWWAERKIKRNPEVFTES
- a CDS encoding TolC family protein — protein: MKKIAIIFLLFLGVQSTSFSQSLDEYLKVAAENNPELKAYFNEYLASLEKVPQVGALPDPELTMGFFFQPMERFMGNQQADIQLMQMFPWFGMLKTQKDEASKMALAQYEVFQDAKYRLFYQVKNTWYQLYRLEEEIRITEENLEILKQYERLALIRFQSADIGTGSGPSNMQQATSMNSGSSTSSASSMGGMTSGTSGKSSSKGGSSMGTSSSMNGGGSGMSDVLRVRIQIKELENTLALLEDSRLPIKAEFNQLLNRDINEVVSIADSLSGSVVSWERQALLDSITQNNPMLKMLDAEEEAYEAQKKMARLEGRPMLGAGVNYIPFSPRTENGMPMGGNDMVMPMLRLTIPIYRKKYNALQKEAELKQLAVQQRRENTVNQLTTRWSTALRDLDDATRRTKLYREQTDLARQTLNLLMTSYATDGRDFEEVLRVQQQLLDYQLKLITSIVDQHVTIAMLENLAATELN